In a genomic window of Babylonia areolata isolate BAREFJ2019XMU chromosome 3, ASM4173473v1, whole genome shotgun sequence:
- the LOC143280591 gene encoding uncharacterized protein LOC143280591: MAPTSSPDNSSSSSSRGQEVPASPTGSTIPPLSSSSAAAAAADSLTAEDLDSEPFYGMFDRHADDDDDYYYEEGVVVDSCWTHLRLPIPHSPRASITTSTTIPEASETFRRAMRQLDGIEDSAARAAAAAAAAAVVVVASSDKTVTGDKASSSSSSSSGGTGKRERKSCPVKKAASFSVSDCHCSCSSSSSSSSTTSSSSSSKDALAAEARRRKSVPCMARGKHVQWADEAGVAELVSVRLIRPRLQVKGDREEGQASSSTPRSILRRLTGIH; encoded by the coding sequence ATGGCGCCAACCAGCAGtccagacaacagcagcagcagcagcagccggggACAGGAGGTTCCAGCCTCCCCAACCGGCAGCACCATCCCACCactgtcctcctcctccgccgccgccgccgccgccgattCCTTGACGGCCGAAGACCTGGACAGCGAGCCCTTCTATGGCATGTTTGACAGAcacgctgacgacgacgacgactactactacgaggagggggtggtggtggacagttGCTGGACCCACCTccgcctccccatcccccacagcCCCCGcgcctccatcaccacctccaccaccatccccgaaGCTTCGGAGACCTTCCGACGAGCGATGCGACAGCTTGACGGCATCGAGGACAGCGCTGcacgtgcagcagcagcagcagcagcagcagcagtagtagtagtagccagcAGCGACAAGACAGTGACGGGGGACAAggcttcgtcttcgtcttcgtcgtcttcaggCGGCACGGGGAAACGGGAGAGGAAGAGCTGCCCGGTGAAGAAAGCGGCCTCCTTCTCCGTCTCCGACTGTcactgctcctgctcctcctcttcttcctcctcctccaccacctcctcctcctcctcctccaaggaCGCTCTGGCTGCGGAGGCGAGGAGGAGGAAGTCGGTGCCGTGCATGGCGCGCGGGAAGCACGTGCAGTGGGCGGACGAGGCTGGGGTGGCGGAGCTGGTGTCGGTCCGGCTGATCCGGCCCCGCCTGCAGGTCaagggggacagggaggaggggcaggcgtcttcctccaccccccgctCCATCCTCCGGAGGCTGACCGGCATCCACTGA